Proteins from a genomic interval of Croceicoccus naphthovorans:
- a CDS encoding aromatic-ring-hydroxylating dioxygenase subunit beta yields the protein MTEAATIHPAAAPASQLVDITLQQACEEFLKKEAEYLDDRRFAEWFELLDPAIDYSAPVRTARENWDGTGISGTAFYLKEDHASIEMRVKRLRSRYAWSESPATRTRRMVSNIRVTPHGSDPALVAARSNLVVFCHRGDAAHPQILTAERFDEIRIGTEASRLVKRTAILDSTVLGLESLSIFL from the coding sequence ATGACTGAAGCGGCGACCATCCATCCCGCGGCTGCGCCTGCGAGCCAGCTGGTCGATATCACCCTCCAGCAGGCTTGCGAGGAATTCCTCAAGAAGGAAGCCGAGTATCTCGACGATCGCCGGTTCGCCGAATGGTTCGAGCTGCTCGATCCGGCGATCGATTATTCAGCGCCGGTGCGAACTGCCCGCGAGAACTGGGACGGCACGGGTATCAGTGGCACCGCCTTCTACCTGAAAGAGGATCATGCCTCGATCGAAATGCGCGTAAAGCGACTTCGCTCGCGCTATGCTTGGTCGGAAAGCCCGGCGACGCGTACGCGGCGCATGGTCTCCAACATCCGCGTGACGCCGCACGGCAGCGATCCGGCACTGGTGGCGGCGCGCAGCAACCTGGTGGTCTTCTGCCATCGTGGCGACGCGGCGCACCCTCAGATTCTCACGGCCGAGCGGTTCGACGAGATCCGTATCGGCACCGAAGCGTCACGGCTCGTCAAACGCACCGCCATCCTCGATTCCACGGTGCTCGGCCTTGAATCGCTGTCGATCTTTCTCTGA
- a CDS encoding ABC transporter substrate-binding protein, protein MARLSLSYAGHLSDRVRALYHGTVVPEGIDLHFLPMSPVQAFNRVLRGEFACGEMSFSTYVLRVAQGNAPFVAIPVFPSRTFRHGAIYVNAAAGIAAPADLKGRRVGVPEYSMTAAVWARGALMHEYGVQPGDIHWITGGLQTAGRRPLTEVRIDGVKIEHEEQRALNNMLADGAIDALIAPQTPPALLAGDARIGYLFPDVPSVERAYFAKTRIFPIMHTVVIRRDVWERDPWIAISLQQAFERSKANCLAELAIDEPLPISLPWIGQYVRSIRDTFGDDFWPYGVEPNRPTIEALCAFLHEQGLVSRRVEVDELFAANVQSNAGIRL, encoded by the coding sequence GTGGCAAGACTCTCGCTCAGCTATGCGGGCCACCTCTCGGACCGCGTCCGCGCTCTCTATCATGGCACGGTCGTGCCCGAGGGAATCGACCTGCACTTTCTTCCGATGTCGCCTGTGCAGGCGTTCAACCGCGTGTTGCGCGGCGAATTCGCTTGCGGCGAGATGTCGTTCTCGACCTATGTTCTGCGTGTCGCGCAGGGCAACGCCCCGTTTGTCGCGATCCCGGTTTTTCCTTCGCGCACGTTCCGCCACGGCGCGATCTATGTCAACGCGGCCGCCGGCATTGCCGCGCCTGCCGATCTGAAGGGGCGGCGCGTGGGCGTGCCCGAATATTCGATGACCGCAGCCGTCTGGGCGCGGGGCGCGCTGATGCACGAATATGGCGTCCAACCGGGTGACATTCATTGGATCACCGGCGGACTCCAAACAGCGGGCCGCCGCCCGCTCACCGAAGTGCGAATCGACGGTGTCAAGATTGAGCATGAGGAGCAGCGGGCGCTGAATAATATGCTCGCGGACGGCGCCATCGACGCGCTGATCGCACCGCAGACGCCGCCGGCGCTTCTCGCTGGCGATGCGCGGATCGGCTATCTCTTTCCCGACGTGCCGAGCGTCGAGCGTGCCTATTTCGCGAAGACCCGCATTTTTCCGATCATGCATACCGTCGTTATCCGCCGCGACGTGTGGGAACGCGATCCCTGGATTGCGATTAGTCTCCAGCAGGCGTTCGAACGGAGCAAGGCGAACTGCTTGGCCGAACTGGCTATCGACGAGCCGCTTCCCATATCGCTGCCTTGGATCGGGCAATATGTTCGCTCGATCCGCGATACGTTCGGCGACGATTTCTGGCCCTATGGTGTCGAACCCAACCGGCCCACCATTGAGGCGCTGTGCGCCTTTCTCCATGAGCAAGGGCTGGTGTCGCGCCGAGTCGAGGTCGATGAACTGTTCGCGGCCAACGTCCAGTCAAACGCTGGTATCCGCCTGTGA
- a CDS encoding dihydrodipicolinate synthase family protein, whose translation MQAQDFKGLYAIIPTPARAGAQAIDATDTVALDETERLVRALIDDGANGLIILGTTGECATISNEDYRSFVATVAQTVGKRIPLFVGATAMGGHEAYKRLAFAREQGADGTLLGLPMWQPCTVDMAVRFYAEVGQAFPDLAVMAYANARAFRFSFPTEFWARIAKEAPTVTSVKSSQPTNLAENIAATEGRIHFMPSDMVAAKFQAISPAATTSCWATAAAMGPEPSRALIDAILAGDADRTRHIDERIAWSIASLAPMLGNPELFASYNTQMEKTRIAEAGYCDPGPIRPPYDIFPADYAEASREAGRRWNQLRDEFAGGRAAAAAEAVS comes from the coding sequence ATGCAGGCGCAGGATTTCAAGGGACTTTACGCGATCATCCCGACGCCGGCGCGCGCCGGTGCACAGGCGATCGACGCCACCGACACCGTGGCGCTGGACGAAACCGAGCGGCTGGTTCGCGCGCTGATCGATGATGGGGCGAACGGCCTGATCATACTGGGTACCACGGGCGAATGCGCGACCATATCGAACGAGGACTATCGCAGCTTCGTCGCCACCGTCGCTCAGACTGTCGGCAAGCGCATTCCGCTGTTCGTTGGGGCGACCGCGATGGGGGGGCACGAAGCCTATAAACGGCTAGCGTTCGCACGCGAACAGGGTGCCGACGGTACCTTGCTTGGCTTGCCGATGTGGCAGCCTTGCACTGTCGATATGGCCGTCCGCTTCTATGCCGAGGTCGGGCAGGCGTTTCCCGATCTCGCGGTGATGGCCTATGCCAATGCGCGCGCCTTCCGCTTCTCCTTTCCCACCGAGTTCTGGGCGCGGATCGCGAAGGAAGCGCCGACGGTAACCTCGGTGAAATCGTCCCAGCCGACCAACCTGGCCGAGAATATCGCCGCGACCGAAGGCCGCATCCACTTCATGCCGAGCGACATGGTCGCCGCCAAGTTCCAGGCGATCTCGCCGGCCGCGACCACTTCCTGCTGGGCGACTGCGGCCGCTATGGGGCCGGAGCCGTCACGTGCGCTAATCGACGCGATTCTGGCCGGCGATGCCGATCGGACCCGGCATATTGACGAACGAATCGCATGGAGCATCGCGTCGCTGGCCCCAATGCTCGGCAATCCGGAACTGTTCGCCAGCTATAACACCCAGATGGAAAAGACACGGATCGCGGAGGCAGGCTATTGCGACCCCGGCCCCATCCGCCCGCCATATGATATCTTCCCCGCCGACTATGCCGAGGCCTCGCGTGAGGCCGGGCGGCGCTGGAACCAGCTTCGGGACGAATTCGCCGGCGGTCGCGCGGCCGCAGCGGCGGAGGCGGTATCGTGA
- a CDS encoding MFS transporter produces the protein MNDTGGNGDGGRLAKSSPGAIASLSATIFLSSLGGSVANVGLPTLSRTFGISFPQAQWIVIAYFLAVISLIINAGRLADSVGRQRLLLAGLALFGLASIGAGVAWSFWFLIAARALQGMGGAIMLVLAFALVCDIVRPARLGSVLGLLGAMSGLGTAAGPSLGGLLIAGLGWRALFLVNVPVCIAIAWMVYRTVPRTLHPAATPWRPDWAGTFLLISALCAYCYAATLASGRFAAGNIIALALAVVGVATFILVERRAADPLLRMGMFRDISLCGNLAMSVIGSTVIMATLVVGPFYLVEGLHMTPAQAGLALSVGPVISAVGGVPIGRLVDRLGIVAMSLAGLAIMAAGAAGLAFSEGIVGLPRFIGSLIVVMGGYGVFQISNNAAVMAKSSSATRGTFAGLMNLSRNIGLVTGASVMASIFSATAHDGAPGGLAAAHGLRATFATAAGMAALAVAIGLSSGAVPILRRNAKRGG, from the coding sequence TTGAACGACACTGGCGGTAACGGAGATGGAGGCAGGCTGGCGAAATCTTCGCCCGGCGCCATTGCCAGCTTGTCCGCCACGATCTTCCTGTCTTCTTTGGGCGGCAGCGTGGCGAATGTCGGCTTGCCGACGCTGTCGCGCACCTTCGGGATCAGCTTCCCGCAAGCGCAATGGATCGTGATCGCCTATTTCCTCGCGGTCATCAGCCTGATCATAAATGCTGGTCGCCTCGCGGACAGCGTGGGCCGACAGCGCCTGCTGCTCGCCGGACTGGCACTGTTCGGCCTAGCTTCGATCGGCGCGGGCGTGGCATGGAGCTTCTGGTTCCTGATCGCGGCGCGGGCGCTGCAAGGTATGGGCGGCGCGATCATGCTGGTGCTGGCGTTTGCGCTTGTTTGCGACATCGTGCGCCCTGCACGACTTGGCAGCGTGCTGGGCTTGCTGGGCGCGATGTCTGGGTTGGGAACTGCCGCCGGGCCGTCACTGGGCGGGCTGCTGATCGCGGGGTTGGGCTGGCGCGCACTGTTTCTCGTCAACGTGCCGGTCTGCATCGCGATCGCCTGGATGGTCTATCGCACGGTGCCCCGAACGCTCCATCCGGCGGCCACGCCGTGGCGGCCGGATTGGGCTGGCACCTTTCTGCTCATCTCGGCACTGTGCGCCTATTGCTACGCGGCCACGCTTGCGAGCGGACGCTTCGCCGCCGGCAACATCATCGCGCTTGCGCTCGCGGTGGTCGGCGTGGCAACTTTCATTCTGGTCGAGCGGCGTGCCGCCGATCCCCTGTTGCGGATGGGGATGTTCCGCGACATCTCCCTGTGCGGCAATCTGGCGATGAGCGTGATCGGCTCGACCGTGATCATGGCGACGCTGGTCGTCGGCCCCTTCTATCTGGTCGAGGGTCTGCACATGACACCCGCCCAGGCGGGGCTGGCGCTTTCGGTCGGGCCGGTCATCTCGGCTGTCGGGGGCGTGCCGATCGGGCGGCTGGTCGACCGGCTCGGCATCGTCGCGATGAGCCTTGCCGGGCTGGCGATCATGGCGGCGGGAGCGGCGGGGCTGGCTTTCAGCGAGGGGATCGTCGGCCTGCCGCGCTTCATCGGCTCGCTGATCGTGGTGATGGGCGGCTATGGCGTGTTTCAGATCTCCAACAACGCCGCGGTGATGGCGAAATCCTCTTCTGCAACGCGCGGCACCTTCGCCGGACTGATGAACCTGTCGCGCAATATCGGATTGGTCACCGGCGCGTCGGTGATGGCCTCGATCTTTTCCGCCACCGCGCACGATGGAGCTCCGGGCGGACTCGCCGCGGCGCACGGACTCAGGGCCACCTTCGCGACAGCCGCCGGCATGGCTGCCCTCGCAGTGGCAATCGGGCTATCGAGCGGCGCGGTCCCGATCTTGCGCCGCAACGCAAAACGCGGCGGCTGA
- a CDS encoding TetR/AcrR family transcriptional regulator, which yields MQATGGRMVVRVRERNKAEKRERIRLAALKLFSEYGYDATTLRDVAREAHVALGTLSLYAADKRDLTLLVFNEITVSTMETAIDLTRSREILLEERILTFFTPFYRDWAGNPRLARIFLQINYYSGGMHGEEYTRTRRSIAQQLEFIVEDAINRGEIRPPETTEIVAQHFFLIFSATARWWIGGDNPVAEEGIAYLRRLIRLQIMGLVPQARVSALNPKSGGDRSGAVGDPETPRRRRTRGSRQNV from the coding sequence ATGCAGGCGACAGGGGGCCGGATGGTGGTGCGCGTTCGGGAACGGAACAAGGCAGAGAAGCGTGAGCGTATCAGGCTGGCCGCGCTCAAGCTGTTCTCCGAGTATGGCTATGACGCAACGACTCTGCGTGATGTGGCACGCGAGGCGCATGTCGCGCTGGGAACGTTGTCGCTCTACGCGGCGGACAAGCGCGATCTCACATTGCTGGTCTTCAACGAAATCACCGTGAGCACGATGGAGACCGCGATCGACCTTACGCGTTCGCGCGAAATCCTGCTTGAGGAACGGATACTAACCTTCTTCACGCCCTTCTATCGGGACTGGGCAGGCAATCCCCGACTTGCCCGTATCTTCCTTCAGATCAACTATTATTCCGGCGGAATGCATGGGGAGGAATACACGCGAACCCGCCGCTCCATCGCCCAGCAGTTGGAGTTCATCGTCGAAGACGCGATCAATCGTGGCGAGATTCGCCCCCCCGAAACGACCGAAATCGTCGCGCAGCACTTCTTCCTAATCTTCTCGGCGACGGCGCGATGGTGGATCGGCGGAGACAATCCGGTCGCGGAGGAGGGCATCGCTTATCTGCGGCGTCTTATCCGGCTCCAGATCATGGGTTTGGTTCCACAAGCGCGGGTTAGTGCGCTGAATCCCAAGTCGGGAGGTGACCGGTCGGGCGCCGTTGGGGATCCCGAAACACCGCGCCGGCGGCGCACCCGCGGAAGCCGCCAGAACGTCTAG
- a CDS encoding aromatic ring-hydroxylating oxygenase subunit alpha: MTEQAFAVPVSIENMVDDLREGLLPAAVFHDREVYDLELRRIFAKSWVYIGHETEIPNRGDFVTRNIGEDPFILIRDEQDELRVLLNACRHRGAQVCRVQAGNTKGFVCPFHGWAYRNSGELIGVPVRSQGYASLDLKEWNLFAAPHVTNYMGLIFANLDPDAVPFEEYLGDYKWYFDIQFALSDGGMEVLGEPHRWLVDANWKQGAENFCGDSSHTQMTHRSVLEAGIIDSVAAGAPKEGTGLHVHDCSGHAISIRQLPGEAPFISYPEEVTHHFHTGVLSQDQFDLAKRSLLHNGTLFPNFSFLHIGLSDSPQKPQTGFLTLRVWQPKGPGQMEIWNWVLAPREASPEYKRRAYQVGMSSFSPSGSFEQDDVAVWPGVTRTAGTVFAELNKVRFNYQMGMGDMSTSKPLTDWVGPGVANSTNAGEGGLRTFHKTWYERMTNTKIEIGDHD, encoded by the coding sequence GTGACCGAGCAGGCCTTTGCCGTTCCCGTTTCGATCGAAAACATGGTGGACGATCTGCGCGAGGGACTACTCCCCGCTGCGGTGTTTCACGATCGTGAAGTCTACGATCTCGAGTTGCGGCGCATCTTCGCGAAATCCTGGGTGTATATCGGGCATGAGACCGAAATCCCGAACCGCGGGGATTTCGTCACCCGCAACATTGGCGAGGATCCCTTCATCCTGATTCGCGACGAACAGGACGAGTTGCGCGTGCTACTCAATGCCTGCCGCCACCGCGGCGCACAGGTGTGCCGGGTGCAAGCGGGCAATACCAAGGGTTTCGTCTGTCCATTCCATGGCTGGGCGTATCGCAATAGCGGCGAATTGATCGGCGTGCCGGTGCGAAGCCAGGGATATGCGTCGCTGGACCTCAAGGAATGGAATTTGTTCGCAGCGCCGCACGTCACCAATTACATGGGGCTGATTTTCGCCAACCTCGATCCGGATGCCGTGCCGTTCGAAGAGTATCTCGGCGACTACAAATGGTATTTCGACATCCAGTTCGCGCTGTCCGACGGCGGCATGGAGGTGCTGGGCGAGCCGCATCGCTGGCTGGTCGATGCGAACTGGAAGCAGGGCGCGGAGAATTTCTGCGGCGACAGCTCGCATACTCAAATGACCCACCGATCGGTGCTGGAAGCCGGCATCATCGACAGCGTCGCTGCCGGGGCGCCCAAGGAGGGAACGGGCCTCCATGTCCATGATTGCAGCGGCCATGCGATCAGCATCCGTCAGCTCCCCGGCGAGGCACCGTTCATCTCCTACCCGGAAGAGGTGACCCACCATTTCCATACCGGCGTGCTTAGCCAGGACCAGTTCGATCTGGCCAAGCGATCGCTGCTGCACAACGGCACCTTGTTTCCCAATTTCTCCTTCCTCCATATTGGCCTGAGCGACAGCCCGCAAAAGCCGCAGACAGGGTTTCTCACACTGCGCGTATGGCAGCCCAAGGGGCCGGGCCAGATGGAAATCTGGAACTGGGTGCTGGCACCGAGAGAGGCCTCTCCCGAGTATAAGCGCCGTGCCTATCAGGTGGGAATGAGCAGTTTTAGCCCCTCGGGCAGCTTCGAGCAGGACGATGTCGCGGTGTGGCCGGGCGTCACCCGCACCGCCGGCACTGTGTTCGCCGAGCTCAACAAGGTGCGTTTCAACTATCAGATGGGAATGGGGGACATGAGCACCAGCAAACCGCTGACGGACTGGGTCGGACCAGGCGTCGCCAACTCGACCAATGCGGGCGAGGGCGGCCTGAGGACGTTCCATAAGACCTGGTACGAACGCATGACCAACACCAAGATCGAGATCGGCGATCATGACTGA
- a CDS encoding aldehyde dehydrogenase family protein translates to MNPVTTASHMLIGGELVASESGEWIDSVDPATEEVIGRIPNGDARDVARAVEAADRAWAAWNGIGVAARAEALRAFGRKMLERAEELLEVEVRDTGNTIAPMRGDVRTGVEGMNYYAGLAYELKGDTIPATPGNLHFTTREPYGVVARIVPFNHPVMFATARTAAALMAGNSVVVKPPETSSLSALILSEIARDALPPGVFNIVTGTGAGAGAPLVRHPGVKRIAFIGSVETGMAIQRMAAESAVKHVTLELGGKNPLIAFPDVDPATVIDAAIAGMNFSWQGQSCGSTSRLLLHESIHDDVVAGLVERIRAIRVGDPMDPASQMGAINSKGQYDKVLRHIANAREDGARLLAGGGRPEGEEFRKGFWVQPTLFGDVEQSMRIAQQEVFGPVLSVMKWSTLDQAITIANATDLGLTASIYANNIDDAFAAARRVRSGYVWINSVGPHYPAMPYGGMKNSGTGREEGIEEMLSYTEQKAYNLAMRK, encoded by the coding sequence ATGAACCCGGTGACGACGGCGTCGCACATGTTGATCGGCGGCGAACTGGTGGCCAGCGAGAGCGGCGAATGGATAGATTCGGTCGATCCCGCGACGGAGGAGGTGATCGGGCGCATTCCCAATGGCGACGCGCGCGACGTGGCCCGGGCGGTGGAGGCGGCGGATCGTGCGTGGGCGGCGTGGAACGGGATCGGCGTCGCCGCCCGCGCCGAGGCACTCCGCGCGTTCGGCCGCAAGATGCTGGAACGCGCCGAAGAGCTGCTGGAGGTCGAGGTCCGCGACACCGGCAATACGATCGCGCCGATGCGCGGCGACGTGCGCACCGGTGTGGAGGGGATGAACTATTATGCTGGCCTCGCCTATGAACTGAAGGGCGATACGATCCCGGCGACGCCCGGCAACCTGCACTTCACCACGCGCGAGCCTTACGGCGTGGTCGCTCGGATCGTGCCGTTCAACCATCCGGTGATGTTCGCCACCGCCCGCACCGCGGCCGCGCTGATGGCCGGCAATTCGGTGGTGGTAAAGCCGCCCGAGACGAGCTCGCTCTCCGCGCTGATCCTGTCTGAGATCGCGCGCGATGCGCTGCCGCCGGGCGTGTTCAATATCGTCACCGGCACCGGAGCGGGCGCGGGCGCGCCGCTGGTGCGCCATCCCGGTGTCAAGCGGATCGCGTTTATCGGTTCAGTCGAGACCGGCATGGCGATTCAGCGCATGGCGGCGGAGAGCGCGGTCAAGCACGTCACGCTGGAGCTTGGCGGAAAGAACCCACTGATCGCCTTCCCCGACGTCGATCCGGCGACCGTGATCGACGCCGCGATCGCCGGGATGAACTTCTCGTGGCAGGGCCAGTCGTGCGGATCGACCAGCAGGCTCCTGCTGCACGAATCGATCCATGACGATGTCGTCGCTGGGCTGGTCGAGCGCATCCGCGCGATCCGGGTGGGCGATCCGATGGATCCGGCCAGTCAGATGGGCGCGATCAATTCGAAGGGTCAGTACGACAAGGTTCTGCGCCATATCGCAAACGCGCGCGAGGACGGCGCCCGGCTGCTCGCCGGCGGCGGCCGGCCCGAGGGAGAGGAGTTCCGCAAGGGCTTTTGGGTCCAGCCGACGCTGTTTGGTGACGTCGAGCAATCGATGCGTATCGCGCAGCAGGAGGTGTTCGGCCCGGTTCTTTCGGTAATGAAATGGTCGACGCTCGACCAGGCGATCACGATCGCCAACGCGACCGACCTCGGCCTGACCGCGTCGATCTATGCCAACAACATCGACGACGCCTTCGCCGCCGCGCGCCGCGTGCGCTCCGGCTATGTGTGGATCAACAGCGTCGGACCGCATTACCCCGCCATGCCCTATGGCGGAATGAAGAACAGCGGCACGGGGCGTGAAGAAGGCATCGAGGAGATGCTGAGCTACACCGAGCAGAAGGCCTATAATCTTGCCATGCGAAAATAG
- a CDS encoding nuclear transport factor 2 family protein yields the protein MTIGVPIKDAALRAELETLITEHAYRLDMNCSENLAELYTEDGRLLAPNFDCDGPEAINAYGRERAAAKNRRVRHVCTNFRFWEDGPDQARGLCFILLFRSNGPELSPAEPIALADAHDIYRRGPDRIWRIQERRIVLSFESAAHKSS from the coding sequence GTGACGATCGGCGTCCCCATCAAAGACGCGGCGCTGCGCGCCGAACTCGAGACGCTGATCACAGAGCACGCCTATCGGCTCGACATGAACTGCTCCGAAAATCTGGCCGAGCTCTATACCGAGGACGGGCGCTTGCTTGCCCCCAACTTCGATTGCGATGGACCCGAAGCGATCAATGCCTATGGCCGCGAGCGCGCGGCGGCGAAGAATCGCCGCGTCCGTCACGTCTGCACCAACTTCCGCTTCTGGGAGGACGGACCCGATCAGGCGCGCGGCCTCTGCTTCATCCTCCTATTCCGTTCCAACGGGCCGGAGCTGTCACCCGCCGAGCCGATCGCGCTGGCCGACGCGCACGATATCTATCGGCGTGGGCCGGATCGGATCTGGCGAATTCAGGAGCGCCGCATCGTCCTGTCGTTCGAATCCGCAGCACACAAATCGAGCTGA
- a CDS encoding MFS transporter — translation MPGGVPSDTEHSAIAALDQGRLRAIQIRVFLLCALVTMLDGIDNQSIGVVAPLMSAELGLNKAAMGLIFSLTQVGATIGALALGPFGDRFGRRPAIILSVSTMTVFTLLTALVPSFGLLLATRFLAGIGLAGVFASALALTSEYAPTRLRGTMVSVVYAGYPAGAALGGVMAAVILQQHDWRLVLYMGAALGALVIALVLLLLPESPRFLIEAGTHRERLDRLLMKLGLDPAAAGVSPAAVSSQPRPRQSLWSVFEGGLAPLTVLLCLLNLFVSATTKIMVVWFPSVLADSGFSISQAAFSQAAFNIGCVAAMLIAGWLVDRFGALRTIVPALFFDALSIWCLGFTAGNFAVTIIVASLVGAFIGIGASGAQALAAQLFPVRVRSTGIGWATSAARFGQVISPLLVGVVLAGGMSASRIFAGLALSPLLAALVAAAFVHATRRREEKARAQSEG, via the coding sequence ATGCCTGGCGGAGTCCCTTCCGATACCGAACATTCGGCAATAGCCGCGCTCGACCAAGGTCGGCTGCGGGCAATCCAGATTCGTGTATTCCTGTTGTGCGCGCTGGTGACAATGCTCGACGGGATAGACAATCAGTCGATCGGGGTAGTCGCTCCCCTTATGAGCGCAGAACTCGGCTTGAACAAGGCAGCGATGGGCCTCATCTTTTCGCTGACCCAAGTAGGCGCCACCATCGGAGCACTGGCACTTGGACCGTTCGGCGATCGCTTCGGGCGCAGGCCGGCGATCATTCTCAGTGTCTCGACGATGACGGTCTTCACCCTGCTGACGGCGCTCGTTCCTTCATTCGGGCTTCTGCTCGCCACTCGGTTTCTGGCGGGCATCGGGCTTGCCGGAGTTTTCGCGTCGGCGCTGGCATTGACGTCGGAATATGCGCCCACCCGGCTGCGCGGAACGATGGTCTCGGTCGTTTACGCCGGCTATCCGGCCGGGGCTGCTCTGGGCGGCGTGATGGCCGCGGTGATTCTCCAGCAGCACGACTGGCGCCTTGTTCTTTACATGGGCGCAGCGCTCGGCGCTCTCGTGATTGCGCTCGTCCTGTTGCTCCTGCCGGAATCGCCTCGCTTTCTGATTGAAGCGGGCACCCACCGCGAACGACTCGACCGCCTGCTCATGAAGCTGGGGCTGGATCCCGCTGCTGCGGGTGTATCGCCGGCCGCGGTCTCGTCCCAGCCTCGACCTCGTCAGTCTCTTTGGTCGGTTTTCGAGGGAGGGCTAGCACCGCTCACGGTCTTACTTTGCCTGCTCAACCTTTTCGTATCCGCGACCACCAAGATCATGGTCGTGTGGTTTCCCTCGGTCCTTGCAGATAGCGGCTTCTCGATATCACAGGCCGCATTTTCGCAAGCGGCGTTCAATATTGGCTGTGTTGCCGCCATGCTGATCGCGGGCTGGTTGGTTGACCGCTTCGGCGCGTTGCGCACGATCGTACCGGCGTTGTTCTTCGATGCGCTATCCATCTGGTGCCTTGGCTTTACCGCGGGCAATTTCGCGGTCACGATTATCGTGGCCAGTCTAGTTGGCGCATTTATAGGAATAGGCGCGTCCGGAGCGCAGGCGCTGGCAGCGCAGCTGTTTCCGGTTCGGGTGCGCTCTACAGGAATCGGTTGGGCGACCTCAGCTGCGCGCTTCGGCCAGGTGATCTCGCCGTTGCTGGTCGGCGTGGTTCTCGCGGGCGGTATGAGCGCATCGCGCATCTTTGCGGGTCTCGCGCTCAGTCCGCTGCTTGCTGCGCTTGTCGCCGCCGCGTTCGTCCATGCCACGCGCCGTCGCGAGGAAAAGGCGCGCGCTCAGTCCGAGGGGTGA
- a CDS encoding Gfo/Idh/MocA family protein, with protein MNDRAMPTMRLGIIGLGGAAKQMVPSFLSHPYVAITAAADPRDDARSAFAAEFGARTHATAEALCADREVDVVYIATPHQMHRDHAALAARAGKHIIIEKPMALTLEECGDIIAVAEANGVHLLVGHTHAFDAPILKMRALIREGVIGPVSMINSWNYGNFLYRPRRPEELRTDAGGGIIYNQVPHQVDVARLLGGGMVRSVRSMAWTLDPTRPTEGAHVTFLQFENGSAASLVYSGYDYFDTDEFHYWIGELGEPKRPDCHAASRRALEAMTGTGSEVAAKAGGGFGGGRRLTVPPQNEWNHPHFGVTVVSGPDGDLRQSARGVTHYGRRGAVEHPLDPPRVFPDKSGVIDEMYDAFAGLRPILHDGAWGRATMEVSEAILRSAREGREVGMSHQVPVRD; from the coding sequence GTGAACGATCGGGCGATGCCGACGATGCGGCTGGGAATCATCGGTCTGGGCGGTGCCGCCAAGCAGATGGTGCCGAGCTTCCTCAGCCATCCGTATGTCGCGATCACTGCCGCCGCCGATCCGCGTGATGATGCGCGCAGTGCCTTCGCGGCCGAGTTCGGCGCGCGCACCCACGCGACAGCGGAGGCGCTGTGCGCCGATCGGGAGGTGGACGTGGTCTATATCGCTACGCCCCATCAGATGCACCGCGATCATGCCGCGTTGGCGGCGCGTGCGGGAAAGCACATCATCATCGAGAAGCCGATGGCGCTTACGCTGGAAGAATGCGGCGACATCATCGCGGTTGCGGAAGCGAACGGCGTCCACTTGCTCGTCGGCCATACGCATGCCTTCGACGCGCCAATCCTCAAGATGCGCGCTTTGATCCGCGAAGGCGTGATCGGGCCGGTTTCGATGATCAATTCGTGGAACTACGGCAATTTCCTCTACCGTCCCCGTCGGCCTGAGGAATTGCGCACCGACGCGGGCGGCGGCATCATCTACAACCAGGTTCCGCATCAGGTAGACGTGGCGCGCCTGCTCGGGGGCGGCATGGTGCGCAGCGTGCGCTCGATGGCTTGGACGCTCGATCCCACCCGGCCGACCGAGGGGGCGCACGTTACGTTCCTGCAGTTCGAAAACGGCAGCGCAGCGTCGCTGGTCTATAGTGGATACGACTATTTCGACACCGACGAGTTCCACTACTGGATCGGCGAGTTGGGCGAGCCCAAGCGCCCCGATTGTCATGCAGCTTCGCGCAGAGCGCTGGAGGCGATGACAGGCACCGGCTCGGAAGTCGCGGCCAAGGCTGGGGGCGGCTTCGGCGGCGGCCGCCGGCTGACAGTTCCACCCCAGAACGAATGGAACCACCCGCATTTCGGCGTGACGGTCGTCAGCGGGCCTGACGGCGATCTACGGCAGTCGGCACGTGGTGTCACACATTATGGCAGGCGGGGCGCGGTCGAGCATCCGCTCGATCCGCCGCGCGTCTTTCCGGACAAGAGCGGCGTCATCGACGAGATGTACGACGCCTTCGCCGGGCTGCGCCCAATCCTGCACGACGGCGCCTGGGGGCGAGCGACAATGGAAGTAAGCGAGGCGATTCTGCGGTCCGCGCGCGAAGGGCGCGAAGTCGGCATGTCGCACCAAGTACCGGTTAGGGATTGA